In Mytilus galloprovincialis chromosome 1, xbMytGall1.hap1.1, whole genome shotgun sequence, the following are encoded in one genomic region:
- the LOC143064591 gene encoding uncharacterized protein LOC143064591, translated as MVGSNKKCYCKPGYHGDKCQYKNPTTIPTTTKTTMTTTTTPVKTTSPTTKLTITTPTTTKPTTTKPSTTQSTTKRTTTDSTTKPTTTTPATPPPTTPSTTTPTITTTVTTTPTTTQSTTTSSTTIPTTTIPTTTTKHTATTPTESTTPITKPTSTAKPIIAHATISTDMSTTTLTSTIPRTLNKPSLSMGLPIKLATPTSNNAQISTTSPATTTTSTTTKNMSNTKKTVSSITIPTPLTTSTATSVNSHSATTSTTSPTINRNPPIRSIRISQTAQKNDSGL; from the coding sequence AAAATCCAACAACAATTCCCACTACAACCAAAACCACTATGACCACAACAACAACTCCTGTTAAAACAACATCACCAACAACCAAACTCACTATAACAACACCTACTACAACCAAGCCTACTACAACCAAGCCTTCCACAACACAGAGTACAACTAAGCGTACAACAACAGACAGTACAACCAAGCCTACTACAACCACGCCTGCTACACCCCCGCCTACAACACCTAGTACCACCACACCTACCATCACAACTACTGTTACAACCACGCCTACAACAACCCAATCTACTACAACATCTAGTACAACTATTCCTACAACAACCATACCAACCACGACCACCAAACATACAGCGACAACACCTACCGAATCAACCACGCCTATTACAAAACCTACTTCTACAGCCAAGCCTATCATAGCACATGCAACGATTTCAACGGACATGTCTACAACAACACTTACTTCAACAATACCTAGGACCCTAAATAAACCTTCTCTCAGTATGGGATTACCTATTAAACTCGCTACACCCACATCGAACAACGCTCAAATTTCAACAACTTCTCCTGCTACGACAACTACatctacaacaacaaaaaatatgtctAATACAAAGAAGACTGTGTCTTCAATAACAATACCAACTCCACTCACAACGTCAACTGCAACCAGTGTTAATTCACATTCAGCCACGACCTCAACCACCAGTCCTACTATCAACAGGAACCCTCCTATTAGATCCATAAGAATTTCACAGACTGCTCAGAAAAATGATAGTGGTTTGTAG